A region from the Hydrogenimonas sp. genome encodes:
- a CDS encoding ABC transporter, ATP-BINDING protein codes for MKEMIKIRNLRTRFGNKIVHEDVNLTVYEGDIYGILGGSGSGKTTLLREMVMLLPPSGGSVEVLGYDLAEIGRKEAQRLRSEWGVLFQFGALFTSLTVEENVAVWLREYTSLSDTTVREIVRSKLKMVGLDPDVVGGLYPSELSGGMVKRSALARALVMDPKLLFLDEPTSGLDPVSAEAFDNLVTQLRSLLGLTIVMITHDIDTIFNVVDRMAVLGDKHVVAEGSLEEILKNGHPFIRRFFGGNRAKARIEAMKMERE; via the coding sequence ATGAAAGAGATGATAAAGATACGTAACCTCCGGACACGGTTCGGAAACAAGATCGTACATGAAGATGTAAACCTAACCGTTTACGAAGGAGATATCTACGGAATTCTCGGGGGGAGCGGCTCGGGCAAGACGACTCTTCTCAGAGAGATGGTAATGCTGCTGCCTCCAAGCGGGGGAAGCGTCGAGGTACTGGGCTACGATCTTGCCGAAATAGGACGCAAAGAGGCCCAGAGGCTTAGAAGCGAATGGGGTGTACTCTTCCAGTTCGGTGCGCTCTTTACATCTTTGACCGTAGAGGAGAATGTGGCTGTATGGCTCAGAGAGTATACATCTCTTTCCGACACGACAGTCAGGGAGATAGTCCGCTCCAAGCTGAAGATGGTGGGGCTGGACCCGGATGTTGTAGGCGGGCTCTATCCGAGTGAACTGAGCGGAGGAATGGTTAAACGCTCAGCACTTGCGCGTGCACTGGTTATGGACCCGAAACTGCTTTTTCTCGATGAACCGACTTCGGGTCTCGATCCGGTCAGCGCGGAGGCGTTCGACAACCTGGTCACACAGCTCAGATCTCTTCTGGGGCTGACCATAGTAATGATCACTCACGATATAGATACGATATTCAATGTAGTTGACAGAATGGCGGTGCTAGGCGACAAGCATGTGGTAGCGGAGGGTTCCCTGGAAGAGATACTGAAAAACGGACACCCCTTTATCCGCCGATTTTTCGGCGGCAACCGTGCGAAAGCACGTATAGAAGCTATGAAGATGGAGAGAGAGTGA
- a CDS encoding possible ABC transport system periplasmic substrate-binding protein, which produces MESKASYTIVGLFVFLLGAGAVAFALWMGKYNSKKEFAYYYTYMKESVAGLPPDGAVKYMGVNIGKVKEIHIDPDDPTRVRLLLQIPKDIPIREGMYATLNFTGITGIAYIEIIGGKKGAPLIKSEPGKIPVIPSKPSTLAQIGTSVSDLAVQISKALDRLNNAFSEENMKHFNSMMRNLDLSSRSLNRILSAENAESIDTLLHNLAEASEKSDKLFEAVDAIKSTTLSLGTEANRTLASLKESAESFKRVNNALMKRIEEGDLNIRQLLQQTLAQSKALMRASQALIYQLEEDALMIKNSPRDLFFKEAEPALGPGEEKR; this is translated from the coding sequence ATGGAGAGCAAAGCGAGTTACACGATAGTAGGACTCTTCGTATTCCTCCTGGGAGCAGGGGCGGTGGCTTTCGCTCTCTGGATGGGGAAATACAACAGCAAAAAGGAGTTCGCCTACTACTACACCTACATGAAGGAGTCCGTAGCGGGCCTTCCTCCAGATGGAGCGGTGAAGTATATGGGAGTCAACATAGGCAAAGTCAAAGAGATCCATATCGATCCGGACGATCCGACCAGGGTACGCCTGCTGCTGCAGATTCCGAAAGATATTCCTATTCGCGAAGGGATGTACGCGACACTCAACTTCACAGGAATCACCGGCATAGCCTACATCGAAATAATCGGCGGCAAAAAGGGGGCTCCGCTCATAAAGAGCGAACCCGGAAAGATTCCCGTCATACCCTCCAAACCCTCCACACTTGCACAGATAGGCACCTCCGTAAGCGACCTTGCGGTACAGATATCCAAAGCGCTGGACAGGCTGAACAACGCCTTCAGCGAAGAGAATATGAAACACTTCAACAGCATGATGCGAAACCTTGATCTCTCCTCCAGGTCGCTGAACCGGATTCTTAGTGCGGAGAATGCGGAGAGTATCGATACGCTTCTGCACAACCTTGCAGAGGCCTCCGAAAAGAGCGACAAACTCTTCGAGGCGGTAGATGCGATAAAATCCACGACACTGAGCCTGGGAACGGAAGCCAACAGAACTCTCGCCTCCCTCAAAGAGAGTGCAGAGTCGTTCAAAAGGGTCAACAATGCACTCATGAAGCGTATAGAAGAGGGAGATCTAAACATCCGACAACTTCTTCAGCAGACTCTTGCCCAGTCGAAGGCGCTTATGAGAGCGTCACAGGCTCTTATATACCAGCTGGAAGAGGATGCGCTTATGATCAAAAACAGCCCGAGAGACCTCTTTTTCAAAGAGGCGGAACCCGCACTGGGGCCCGGGGAGGAGAAGAGATGA
- a CDS encoding putative ABC transport system permease protein: protein MNKKEYFRTERSGGSVRLYMSGVWRVESLDRIERSYRSVESLLRGAEKIVIDLGEVESVDTGAMVFFITLRDDLKKRYTLQTENIPYGFCRMFRLVKRFTAPQTSTTEARFPLILEPFARLGIHAKAVYSDFLLFINFLGHSAAAMFRLLLHPSSFRVKETATNIYKAGVTALPIVALSAFLVGIVIAFQSAVQLQKYGANIFIVDMIGISIPRELAPLITAIIVAGRSGSAYTAQIGVMKITEEIDAMKTMGFEIFRFVVLPRMVAMIVALPLLIFFADIVGIYGGLLVAKLQLDITPAQFLERLHSEVAVKHYLVGLFKAPFFALIIAAVGCFRGFQVSGNTESIGRYTTMSVVNSIFLVIAMDALFSVIFTELGI from the coding sequence ACAGAATAGAGAGATCGTACCGGAGTGTGGAGTCTCTGTTAAGAGGAGCCGAAAAGATAGTGATCGACCTCGGCGAAGTAGAGTCCGTCGATACCGGCGCAATGGTCTTTTTCATCACTCTTCGGGATGATCTGAAGAAAAGATACACTCTGCAGACCGAAAATATCCCCTACGGGTTCTGCCGCATGTTCCGCCTGGTAAAACGGTTCACCGCACCGCAAACCAGTACAACCGAAGCCCGTTTCCCCCTCATTCTCGAGCCTTTCGCCCGCCTGGGTATACATGCAAAAGCGGTCTACTCCGATTTTCTGCTCTTCATCAATTTCCTGGGGCACTCCGCAGCCGCGATGTTCCGTTTGCTGCTACACCCCTCCTCGTTCAGGGTCAAAGAGACCGCGACAAACATCTACAAGGCGGGGGTCACAGCCCTGCCCATAGTGGCACTGAGCGCTTTTCTCGTCGGCATCGTCATCGCTTTTCAAAGTGCTGTGCAACTGCAGAAGTACGGGGCGAACATCTTCATAGTCGATATGATAGGGATCTCCATCCCCAGAGAGCTCGCTCCGCTCATAACCGCTATCATAGTGGCGGGAAGAAGCGGATCGGCCTATACCGCGCAGATCGGGGTCATGAAGATCACGGAAGAGATAGACGCTATGAAGACCATGGGTTTCGAAATTTTCCGTTTCGTAGTCCTGCCCAGAATGGTAGCGATGATCGTAGCTCTTCCGCTGCTTATATTTTTCGCCGATATCGTTGGAATCTACGGCGGCCTGCTCGTCGCCAAACTGCAGCTCGATATAACCCCTGCCCAGTTCCTGGAGAGGCTCCATAGCGAGGTGGCCGTAAAACACTACCTCGTCGGACTCTTCAAAGCACCTTTTTTCGCTTTGATAATTGCCGCTGTAGGCTGCTTCCGCGGATTCCAGGTCTCCGGAAATACTGAAAGCATTGGGCGCTATACGACAATGAGTGTCGTCAACTCCATATTCCTGGTGATCGCCATGGATGCACTCTTCTCGGTCATCTTTACGGAGCTCGGCATATGA